In the genome of Paraburkholderia azotifigens, the window GTTTGCGCGGCGTCTCGCGGCCTTCGATACGCCGCGCTTCCACCGCACGGCGCGCCGCTGCCGCTTCGACGAGTTCGAGCGCATGCGTCGGCACGATCGTGATGCGCGACGCGCGGCCTGGCGCGTGCCCCGAGCGTCCCGCGCGCTGCATCAGGCGCGCGACGCCTTTCGGCGAGCCGATCTGGAACACGCGCTCCACCGGCAAAAAGTCGACGCCGAGATCGAGACTCGACGTGCAGACGACGGCCTTCAGCTTGCCGTTCTTCAGGCCGTCCTCGACCCACTCGCGCACTTCCTGCGCGAGCGAGCCGTGATGGAGCGCAATCAGTCCCGCCCAGTCGGGACGCAACGCGAGCAGTGCCTGATACCAGATTTCGGCCTGCGAGCGTGTGTTGGTGAACACGAGCGACGTGCGCGCCTGATCGATGCCTTCGGCGACCGGGTCGACCTGACGCGTGCCGAGATGGCCGCCCCACGGAAAGCGTTCGATCGTCGCGGGGATGAGCGTGTCGATAATCAGCGTCTTCGGCTGCATGCCGCTTACCGACACGCGCGGCGTGCGCACGGGCGCGAGCAGCACGTCGGCGGCGAACGCGAGGTTGCCGAGCGTCGCCGACAGTCCCCATACCTGCAGATCGGCACGCCAGCGCGCGAGATGCGCGAGCGCCAGTTGCGTCTGCGTGCCGCGCTTGTTGCCGAGCAGTTCGTGCCATTCGTCGACCACGACGAGGCGCACATGCTTCAGCGCGTCGCGTGCATCGCTGCGCGTGAGCATCAGCGAGAGGCTTTCGGGCGTCGTGACGAGCGCGCTCGGCATGCGGCGGCTTTGACGGGCGCGCTCGGAGGAACTCGTGTCGCCCGTGCGCAGGCCGATCGTCCAGGGCACACCGAGTTCGCGCGCCGAGCTTTGCAAGGCGCGAGCGGTGTCGGCGGCGAGCGCGCGCATCGGCGTGATCCAGAGCACGGTCAACGGATCGGCGAGCGCGCGCGGCGCATGATCGCCGTATGCCGCCATCGCGCCGAACCAGACGGCCCATGTCTTGCCCGCGCCCGTCGTCGCGTGCAGCAGGCCGCTCGAACCCGCCGCAATGGCGCGCCAGACTTCGCGCTGGAACTCGAACGGTTGCCAATGGCGCGCATCGAACCATTGCTGCACGCGCGTGGCAAATGGAACGTCGGTCTTGTCGGGCTCGGGCGCATAGGCCGCCGATGTGAACGCTTCGGGAGGTTGCGTGGCGCGCGCCTTCGGTATCGGACGAGGACGTGGCGCGCGGCGGCGCATTGTGCCGCTGGATGTATCGTCGATGCGCGATGCATCGGACGGATCGCGATCTGTCTCCGTGCCGGCGGAAGCTCCGGCTCGCGCCGTGTTGCGCTCGGGATCGATCGGCTCGGTCATGGGGGCTACATGTGGCGAGGCGTGACAGGCGCCCGGTTGCGCGCGCTTTTTCCAGGCAATTTCGGGCAATCTGCATCGTGCAGCATGGCGCATGCCCGCATCGTCGCTGGCGCGCACGGCGTGAAGCAAGCGGAATGAAGCGACTACTGACCGGCATTATTTTCAGCGTAAAATGCGATGGCCGCCGCGATGTACCGGCGTAGTGCCCTTACGTCAGCGATGCATGTCGATCTTATTACGCTTTATCTCCTTGCGATTGGGACGCTTCTTGCCAGCTCAGCGATGACGCTCTGGGAGTGCCGCGTTCATCCCAAGCGCAGCAAGGAATTGAGAATACTGGCCACTGCCTACGCCACGCTCGCAGTCGGCTGCGCAGTGGCGTCCTGGCGTCGCGAGCTGCCCGGTGTGCTCGGCTCCGCGCTGAGCAATCTCATCATCGTTAGCGGTTATCTGCTGATCCTGCACGGCGTCGCTGTGCTGAACGGCCGCAAATATGTGCGTGCATCGGCGGCTGTGCTCGTCCTGCTTGCGCTCGCGTGGGCGATAGCGGGCGTGCGCGGCGAGGACTTGATGTGGATGTACCTGAGCGCGATTCCGATTGCAGTTGCTTGCGGTCTGACGGCGCGCGAACTGGCGCGATCCGATGGGATGAAACGGCTGCACTCGCTGCGTATCGCGATGCTGGTGTCCGGCTTCCATGCCGTCTTCTACGCATTCAGGGCATGCATGCTGCCATGGCTGACGACGCTGTTCGGTCAGGTCTTCCTGATGACCGTCAGCAAGATCACGATGTATGAAGGCGTGCTGTATTCCGTCGTTCTGCCGATGACCTTGCTGCGGCTGATTCGCGAGGAAACGCATGGGCAGCTCCTGCAGGAATCGCAGACGGACTATCTGACCGGTCTCGGCAATCGCCGATGGTTCTTCGAAGAGGGCGCACGCATGATCGGCAGCGGCGGCGCATCGAAGCCCGTTTCTCTGCTCGCCATCGACCTCGATCACTTCAAGAAGATCAACGACCGGTACGGTCACGAGACGGGCGACCGGGTCCTCAAGTCATTCGCCGATATCGCGCGCAGCGTGCTGGGGCGGGACGCCATTTTTGCCCGCATCGGTGGAGAAGAGTTTGCCGTCCTGCTGCCGGAGTACGACAGTCTCCGTGCGAAAGAAGCGGGCGAAGCCGTCGTGCAGAGTTTTGGCGAGACGGTCACGCTCGGCGGCAACGGCGCGGGCGTTCAGGCGACGGTCAGCATCGGCCTCGCGCAGTCCGCAAGTGAGGCTTCGTCGCTGTCGGATCTGCTGGCGGCCGCCGATCAGGCGCTCTATCGCGCGAAGTCGCTGGGCGGCAACCGGCTCGAACTGGCACACGCCGACGCGCGCTCTGCGGCCGCGTGATACCCAATGCGAAAGCGGCCGGTCCGGCATTCGCTATCGAATGCCGGACCGGCCGTCTTCGTTTCGGATGAGTTGGCGGATCGCGGCGGGACTCAGCCCACGAACCACAGCGCCGCCGCATAGATCACGAGCGACACCGCGAACGTGACAGCCGTGTAGCCCATCACGCGCTGGATCCGGATGCCCGCAATCGCGACGATCGGCACGGCCCAGAAGGGCTGCAGCATGTTCGACACGTTCTCAGCCATCGCCACGCCCATCGCGGTGCGCGGCACCGATGCGTGCAGGCTGAGCGCAGCAGGCAGCACGAACGGCCCCTGGACGGCCCAGTGACCGCCCGCGCTCGGCACCAGCAACGTGATGATCAGCGAACTCAGATAGCTCCAGAGCGGCAGCGAGAGGGGTGAGGCGATCGTCACGAAGGCCTTCGCGATCATCGACGCGAGTCCCGTGCCCTTCATGATCCCCATGATCCCGCCATAAACCGGGTATTGCAGAAGCATCGAACCCGTCTGACGCGCGGCGCGGCGGATCGCGTTCGCATACGCGATCGGCGTGCGCTGCAGCGCGAGGCCGATCAGCAGGAAGATCAGGATCGTCGTGTTGATGTCGAGAGCGAACTTGTTCTCGCGCCATTCCATCGCGAGATAGCCGACGCCGAGCGCGAGCAGAAGCAGCGTGCCGAGCATCGACTGTTCGAGACGCGAGGCGAACGATGCAGGCGCGTCGCTGGGGCGTGCGTGCGGATCGGCGCTCGATGCGTCGCTGGCGTCGTCGCCGGTATCGCAGAACGCGACCACGTTCTCCGACTTCGGATGCATCCTGATGAAGATCGCCGTCATCACGACCACCACCAGCACCGTGGGAATGAAGACGAACGGCGCGAAGATCGTGTCGCTGAGCGGCACGACGTGGCCCGTCGCCTTCTCGACGAGATTGAGCGCATTGCCGTGCGGGGCCTGCGACAGCGCGATCGAACTCGACAGTCCGCTATTGCAGATCGACCACGCCGAGTAACTGCCCGCGACGAGCCACGCGAAATCGACATGCACGCGGCGAGCAATTTCGCGCGACAGCAGCGCGCCGACGATCAGCCCGAGACCCCAGTTGAGCCACGCGGCAATCGCGACCACGGGGAACACCAGCAGCGCCGCGCGGGCGGGCGTTTGCGCGCTGGCCGCGAGCGCGCGCAAGCCGCGCTGGACGATAGGCGCTTCCGCGATCGCGTAACCCGTCGCGAGAATCAGGATCATCTGCAGCGCAAAAGCCAGGATGCCGAACGTGCCCGTGTACCAGGAATCGAGCAGCGTCGGCAGGTTGCCCGTCGGCGCGATCAGCAGCGCGAGCACGGCCACGAAAAAGGTCAGGCAGATGGACAGCATGAACGGGTCAGGCATGACCCGCTCGAAAACGTAGACAAGGCCTTCGACGATTCCGCGTGGAGCGGCGGGCTGGAAGGCAGTGGTAGGGGATGTGTCTCGCTTCATGGTTCTCGCTCGATGTGGCGTCCGCCCGCGTAGGGCGGCGTGAACAGAACCGGCGCGCGGCGTGTCCGTGCACGAGGGATGCACCGCCGGCAAGCTTGATGTCACCCGGCTGTCAGGCGACTGTAGGGGCAGGAATTCCGGGGTGAAGCTCAGGCTCGAGCGCGCCAGGTCCTTGTTGCGCAAAGGATTTGTGCGCGGTCCGTGTTCTGTTGCTGAAGTTCGTTATACGAACATGGTTTCGTTAAACGAACGCTTCATTATTCGTCTTATGCGCATTGGCTGTCAAGGCAGCGCGCGTTCGTGTGACGCGCGACACGCCGCGAGTGCGGCGCGTGCGATTTGGAGAAGACTAAGAGACCGTCGTGGGTGACGCCCCGAAAGAAATGAGCTTACGCGTGTGCGAGCGCGCGATCGACGCGGAACACCGACACCGCGCCCTTCAGCGCGACGGTCTGTTCTTCGAGCGCGAGGGCCGCTGCCGAAGCCTGCTCGACGAGCGCGGCATTCTGCTGCGTGACCTGATCCATTTGCGTGATCGCGCGGTTCACCTGCTCGATGCCTTCCGACTGCTCTTCCGAAGCGGCTGCGATCTCGCCCATCAGATCGCTGACGCGATTCACGGAAGTCAGAATCTCGCCCATCACCTGGCTGGCTTTACCGACCTGTTCCGCACCTGCTTCCACGCGGCAGAGCGAATCGGTGATGCGCTCCTTGATTTCCTTCGCAGCGCTCGCGCTGCGCTGCGCGAGCGAGCGCACTTCGCTCGCCACCACCGCGAAGCCGCGGCCTTCATCGCCGGCGCGCGCGGCTTCGACGGCTGCGTTCAGCGACAGAATGTTGGTCTGGAACGCGATGCCTTCGATCACGTTCGTGATGTCGGCGATCTTGCCCGACAGATCGGACAGCCCTTGCATCGTCAACACGACTTCCTGCGCGGCGCGGTTGCCCTGTTCCGTGATGGCCGCCGTGCTCATCACGAGCTGCGTCGCCTGTTTCGCGTTGTCGGCGTTCTGGCGCACGGTGCTGGTCAGCTGCTCCATCGACGACGCCGTTTCCTGCAATGCCGCTGCCTGCTCTTCGGTGCGCTGGGACAGGTCAGTGTTGCCGCTCGCCATCTGATGCACGCCCGTCGCGATGGTGTCCGTGCCGCCGTACACGGTGTGCACGATGCCCGCGAGGCTGCGCTTCATTTCCTTCATCGAGTCGAACAGCTTGCCGATTTCGTTCGTCGATTCGTGCTGGATCCGGACCGTCAGATCGCCGCGCGCGACGTGATCGAGCACGCTCATCGCTTCCTTCAGCGGACGCACGACGTTCTGGTCCAGCGTGTAGTAGACGAGCAGAATCAGCGCGCACGACAGCGCGATCAAGCCGACCGCGACGCCCGTCAGCACCGATTTCGCTTGCGCCTTCTGGTCCTTCAGCTGGTCCGTTTCATCGGACGCCACTGCGAAGAACGCGTCCGCCGACTTGCCGAAGGCGGCGCTCGTCTGCGTCATCGGACCTTCGTTCGTCGCGGCATACGCGGTGACGTCGCCCGAACCGATTGCAGTGAACAGCAGGTCGATCGCGTCGGTGTGCGCATGGAACGTTTCGCCGACGCGGTTTGCCGTTTCCTGTTGCGCCGCCGTTTCCTTGGGGATGCCGTCGAATGCTGCGAAGGCCTTCTTTGCCTGGTTGTAGTAGCTCCTTGCTGCGGCGACGGCGGAGTCCTTGTCGGCGGGTTTCGAGGACAGCGCGATGAAGGCGCGGCTCAATGCGCTGCGGGCTTTCAGGTTGTTGATGTAGACATCCTTGAGATCGACGGTTTGCGCATTGAGCGTGCTGATCCGCTCTGACAACCCGTTGTTCTTCGAGAGCGAGTAGAGCCCGAGCAAGGCGCTGACGAGGACGAGCATTCCAAACAGTGCGAGAACCGCGATAAAGCCCGTGCGCACGGGCAGATTCTTCAGTTTCATAGTTTTCGTTTGCTAAATGAGCCGCGATGTTGTCCCCGGCAACCGGGGGCGAGAGCTAAGGCCACAGGACGATGCTGCGGCTGTGTTAACGGTCACTTAATTGAGAACTTGACGGTCGCGGAGAGCGAACGAGCGTGCGCGTCACGCGATGCCGGTCGAGAAACCGGCGTGCGGAAGGGGAGGATGCGTGTGTGGCGGCCGCGCATGGAGCGGCCGTAAGCGGACTAGGCGTGCTGCGGGGCGCTCGCGTCAGCATGTCCGACCCGCGAGAGGACGAACGCGCGGCGCAACGCGAAGCCAAGGCGCTCATATAGACGGATCGCCGTCGTGTTGTGGCTGAACACGTGAAGAAAGGGTGTTTCGCCGCGCTGCCCGATCTCGTTGCGAAGAATGTCGATCAAACGGCCTGCCAGGCCTTTGCCGCGCCACGCATCGTCGACGCAGACGGCGCTTATCTCGACATATCCGTCGATGCACATCCGTTCGCCCGCCATCGCGATCAGACGTCCGTGATCGCGAACGCCGATGTAGCGGCCCATCTCGTGCGTCCGCCCGGCGAACGGCCCCGGTTTGGTTCGCTGCGCGAGATCGAGCATCTCCGCCGAATCGGCGCTATTCAGACGGATCACATCGAGATCGTCCGGCGTTGCGGCAGCCGCGCGCGTCGCAACCATTTGATGGATCGTGCCGACGTTTTCCACCCGCAGCCTTTCGGCTCCGCCGAGGGGTTCCAGCGACAGCAAGGCCGCCTGCTCGTCTGGCTGCAGAAGCCGGCGCAGCGCTTCATACGCGGCGGGCGTTTCGGCTGCCAGCGCGGCAAATGGCGCGATATCGGCATGATATCGACGCGCCAGCGCATCGCCTTGCCCGAGGTGCGCTTGCCTCGTCGTGAGCGCTGTCCAGATCGGGCGATCGAGGTCGGCGTGAGTCGAACTGGCCGCGATGACGTTCATGCTGGCTCCAGCTGGGAAGTTGATCGGGAACGGTCAATGTAGATGGAAACCGGCGTCCGGGCTATTGCCGTAAATGCCATTTTTGGCATCGTTTACGCCAGTCTCGCTCGAACAGCCATCGGCGAAGGCGTGCGCCAGTACGCGCCCGGCACGGACAATGCCGACGCGCTCTGGCGCAAGACGGAAGACATGGTCGGCGAAACCTTCTGAAGTCGGGCGCAGTTTCTTTGCGCGTGCAACCAGTTTTGCCCGACACACGAGGCTGGCGGGAACGCCGGACAGCAAGCTTCGCTATTCGCCCAGCAATGGAATGCCGGCTCTCGCAGCCGGTGTTTCGCTTTTAGGCGTCAGACGATAGCCGCGTCCAGGTATGTTCTGGATCAGCCGCCGGTCTTCGCCGAGTGCCTTGCGTAACGCACAGACCTGCACGCGTATGTTC includes:
- a CDS encoding ligase-associated DNA damage response DEXH box helicase: MTEPIDPERNTARAGASAGTETDRDPSDASRIDDTSSGTMRRRAPRPRPIPKARATQPPEAFTSAAYAPEPDKTDVPFATRVQQWFDARHWQPFEFQREVWRAIAAGSSGLLHATTGAGKTWAVWFGAMAAYGDHAPRALADPLTVLWITPMRALAADTARALQSSARELGVPWTIGLRTGDTSSSERARQSRRMPSALVTTPESLSLMLTRSDARDALKHVRLVVVDEWHELLGNKRGTQTQLALAHLARWRADLQVWGLSATLGNLAFAADVLLAPVRTPRVSVSGMQPKTLIIDTLIPATIERFPWGGHLGTRQVDPVAEGIDQARTSLVFTNTRSQAEIWYQALLALRPDWAGLIALHHGSLAQEVREWVEDGLKNGKLKAVVCTSSLDLGVDFLPVERVFQIGSPKGVARLMQRAGRSGHAPGRASRITIVPTHALELVEAAAARRAVEARRIEGRETPRKPFDVLVQHLVTVAVGGGFTAPELFDEVRTTFAYRDLTQQEFDWALAFVERGGPSLGAYPDFHRVVRDADSVFRVRRDDLIRRHRNNVGTIVANATLHVAWLTGGRIGSMEESFISRLKPGDVFTFGGRALELVRVRDMTAYVRRASSSRGAMPQWAGSKMPLSSELADAALAILAEAGRGEYVEPEMIAVRPLLELQAGWSALPEAGVLVAEMLRTREGHHFFCYPFAGRVAHIGLASLLGWRAARERPGTFSISANDYGFELLSSQPFDWSTLIEEGLFSSTRLAGDIMASLNASELAMRRFREIARVAGLVYQGHPGQQKSARQLQASSGLFYEVFRKHDSGNLLLAQADTEVMLQELELDRMKRALDAMSTSRLALTHPKKPTPFAFPLIVGRIREKVSTEKLADRIERMLAELDKAARR
- a CDS encoding sensor domain-containing diguanylate cyclase; translation: MHVDLITLYLLAIGTLLASSAMTLWECRVHPKRSKELRILATAYATLAVGCAVASWRRELPGVLGSALSNLIIVSGYLLILHGVAVLNGRKYVRASAAVLVLLALAWAIAGVRGEDLMWMYLSAIPIAVACGLTARELARSDGMKRLHSLRIAMLVSGFHAVFYAFRACMLPWLTTLFGQVFLMTVSKITMYEGVLYSVVLPMTLLRLIREETHGQLLQESQTDYLTGLGNRRWFFEEGARMIGSGGASKPVSLLAIDLDHFKKINDRYGHETGDRVLKSFADIARSVLGRDAIFARIGGEEFAVLLPEYDSLRAKEAGEAVVQSFGETVTLGGNGAGVQATVSIGLAQSASEASSLSDLLAAADQALYRAKSLGGNRLELAHADARSAAA
- a CDS encoding TIGR00366 family protein, which gives rise to MKRDTSPTTAFQPAAPRGIVEGLVYVFERVMPDPFMLSICLTFFVAVLALLIAPTGNLPTLLDSWYTGTFGILAFALQMILILATGYAIAEAPIVQRGLRALAASAQTPARAALLVFPVVAIAAWLNWGLGLIVGALLSREIARRVHVDFAWLVAGSYSAWSICNSGLSSSIALSQAPHGNALNLVEKATGHVVPLSDTIFAPFVFIPTVLVVVVMTAIFIRMHPKSENVVAFCDTGDDASDASSADPHARPSDAPASFASRLEQSMLGTLLLLALGVGYLAMEWRENKFALDINTTILIFLLIGLALQRTPIAYANAIRRAARQTGSMLLQYPVYGGIMGIMKGTGLASMIAKAFVTIASPLSLPLWSYLSSLIITLLVPSAGGHWAVQGPFVLPAALSLHASVPRTAMGVAMAENVSNMLQPFWAVPIVAIAGIRIQRVMGYTAVTFAVSLVIYAAALWFVG
- a CDS encoding methyl-accepting chemotaxis protein — encoded protein: MKLKNLPVRTGFIAVLALFGMLVLVSALLGLYSLSKNNGLSERISTLNAQTVDLKDVYINNLKARSALSRAFIALSSKPADKDSAVAAARSYYNQAKKAFAAFDGIPKETAAQQETANRVGETFHAHTDAIDLLFTAIGSGDVTAYAATNEGPMTQTSAAFGKSADAFFAVASDETDQLKDQKAQAKSVLTGVAVGLIALSCALILLVYYTLDQNVVRPLKEAMSVLDHVARGDLTVRIQHESTNEIGKLFDSMKEMKRSLAGIVHTVYGGTDTIATGVHQMASGNTDLSQRTEEQAAALQETASSMEQLTSTVRQNADNAKQATQLVMSTAAITEQGNRAAQEVVLTMQGLSDLSGKIADITNVIEGIAFQTNILSLNAAVEAARAGDEGRGFAVVASEVRSLAQRSASAAKEIKERITDSLCRVEAGAEQVGKASQVMGEILTSVNRVSDLMGEIAAASEEQSEGIEQVNRAITQMDQVTQQNAALVEQASAAALALEEQTVALKGAVSVFRVDRALAHA
- a CDS encoding GNAT family N-acetyltransferase, which translates into the protein MNVIAASSTHADLDRPIWTALTTRQAHLGQGDALARRYHADIAPFAALAAETPAAYEALRRLLQPDEQAALLSLEPLGGAERLRVENVGTIHQMVATRAAAATPDDLDVIRLNSADSAEMLDLAQRTKPGPFAGRTHEMGRYIGVRDHGRLIAMAGERMCIDGYVEISAVCVDDAWRGKGLAGRLIDILRNEIGQRGETPFLHVFSHNTTAIRLYERLGFALRRAFVLSRVGHADASAPQHA